The Desulfobacterales bacterium region GCCAGACCGCTGATGATCACAAACCGGCGGCCCAGATCATGGGCCAGGCGATAGGCTATCCGCCGGCCATAGTCGGTGCAGGCCCGCGATCCCACCAGGGCCAGGGCCGGGCCGTCGGCAAGAGCGGCCGGATCGCCCTTGACGTAGAGCAGCAGGGGCGGACCGTAGATGTCCTTAAGCAACTCCGGGTAACGGGGATCGTCCCAGGCAATAATAAAAATCCCCATCCGGCCGGTCCGCTCCAGTTCCAGGTCCGCGGCAGCGGCCGCCCGGGCCCGGGCCGGACCGGCAAGGGCCGCGATGGTTGTCGACCGGATCCCTTCAACCCGGCCCAGGGCGGACCGGTCCGCGGTCAGCACCGCCTCGGGCGATCCGAAATGTTCCACCAGGGCCTGGCCGCCCACCGCGCCCAGGCCGGGCAGAAGGTGGAGGGTCAGCCAGGCCAGAATGTGCTGCCCTGTTTTATCGCTCAATACCGCTCCCCATCAATCGCTGACAACATTCTTCTCCAGGGCCTGGTTCAACTCGACCTTTCTGGCGGAGAGCTGTAGAATAAGCTCCTGGTCACCGGCCTTCCTGGCTTCTTCAGTCGCCTCGGAAAGAGAACGGATTTCCCTTTCCAGACCGATCCTTCTGAGCCATCTGAGATGATCCTCTGCCATCGCTTTTCCATCATCATCTTCTTCAGGATCACTATAAACCCGGCCCGAGGTAAACAAGGAAGTGACAAAGGCCCGCTCCGGACCGGCGGGCAGCACGTCGAGGAGCTGTTCCGGATTCGGGTCCGGAGCCGCGGCAACCAGCTCCTGCAAAGCGGCGAGCAGGGTTCGCGCGCCCGGCTCGGCCAGGATCTCTTCCAGGCCCTGCTCAAGGAACCGGGGCAGAAAGCAGGGGTAGAGAACCAGAAATTCGAGCATCTGCCGCTGGACCCGGGAGAGGGTCATGGGTCCTTCAGCCCCCTTTTCAGCCGGCGGCCGGGCCGGTCCCCGGGTCTCGGCCCGGGCCGCGGCCCGGAAGCCGCGCTCCACCTGCTCCGGATCAAGCTTAAGCTTGTCGCTGAAATGGGAAACCAGCACCGAACGCTGGAGCGGATTATCGGCCGTTGCCTCCAGCAACGGCCGCAGCTCGGCCAGGACCCGGAACTTGCCTTCCAGATCTTGGCCATGTTTTTCCACCAGCCGGCCAAAGACGAATTCCAGGAGTCCCTGGGCCTGGTTGAGAAAATTCTCCAGGTATTCCCGGCCATGGGCCCGGACAAAGGTGTCGGGATCATGTTCAGCGGGCAGCATCGCGATCCTGGCCGTGACCTGCTCGGCCAGGAAAAGCGGGGCCGCGCGCAGGGCGGCCTTGACCCCGGCGCTGTCGCCGTCAAAGAGCAGGATCAGCTCATCGGCAAATCCCTTGAGTATCCGGATCTGGGCTCGGGTCAGGGCCGTGCCCAGCGGGGCGACCACATATTCCACCCCATGGGCCGCCAGGGCAAGCAGGTCGAAATTGCCCTCCACGATCAGACAGCGCCGGGTCCGGCGGATCTGCTCCTTATGCTGAAACAGCCCGAACAGGGTCCGGCCCTTGTCATAGATCAGGGTTTCCGGGGAGTTGAGGTATTTGGGGTTCCCCGGCCCGAGAATCCGGCCGCCGAACCCCACCACCCGGCCGGTGAGATCGCTGATCGGGAAGAGCACCCGGTCGCGGAAACGGTCATAGGCCCCGCCCTGGGGCTTGCGCACGATCAGGCCCGCCTCCTCGGCCAGCTCCGGCGCAAACCCGGAAGAAACGATCTTTTTGCTCAGGAAATCCCAGCCCGGCGGGGCATAACCGAGCCGGAAGGAGTCGATGATCTCCCCGGGGATGCCCCGTTTTTCGAGATAGGCACGGGCCGGTTCGGCGGCCGGGTCCGAGCGGAGAAACTCCTGATAGATCGAGGCGGCCCGTTCGTTGGCCTGGTAGAGAATCTCCCGTTTCCGGGCCCGGGCCTGGTCAGCCGGCGAATACTCCCGCTCCGGCAGGGTGATCTGGTAGCGCTCGGCCAGGGTTTTGAGGGCCTCGGGAAAGGTCATCCGGTGATACTGCATCAGGAAGGAGAATACATCGCCGCCCTCGTTGCAGCCGAAACAGTGAAAGGACTGCCGGGCCGGGCTGACCATGAAAGAGGGGGTCTTTTCAGCGTGAAAGGGACAGAGGCCCTTGAGGTTGGCGCCGGCCCGCTTCAGCTCCACCACCTCGCCGATAATATCGACGATCTGGGCCGCTTCCTTGACCTGGCGGACCGCATCTTGCTGGGCCGGACTTGAGCGCATTCCGCTGTTCCTCGTTTGATATGAAACGCACCCGGCAGGCCGGGCCGGGGCGAACCGGTCTGATCGCGTGCAGACGGGGTGCTGCTGAACGGTTACAGGTTGGTGGTTATTGCCGGTTCTGCGCCCTTGGTGAACGGTTACATTTATTGTATAGTGAGCGCCGGATCAAAACAGGGCTCGATATGATTCCTTCCGGATAGTGTCCTGATCATGGACCGGTGTCAAGCAAAAACATGGCGCGGAAAAGAGCTGCACCGGTGGCCGGGCACTACTCTTCCCGGGATGATATCTCCGTCCATCCATCAACGGCCGCAAACAAAGAAAAACCCAGGACCATGCAGCCCAGTTTCGAAGATATTCTGACTTTTGAAATCAAGAAGGAGATGGCGGACCGCTATTTCGGCTTCCGGCGGATGATCGAGGAGGACAAGGAGGAACTGGCCCGCCGGGTCAAGGAACACTCCCTGACCCTGGAGCAGAAGATCTGCATCGATCTGGTCCGGATCTACCTGCTGCTCGGCGACGAGAAGCTGATCCAGGAGTTCCTCGACCTGGTCGGATTGGAGGAGAAATTGTTCTACGACCCCTACCTGCTGACCTCGGCCACCCTCCGCAAGCGGCTGCTCGGCGGGCTCAAGGTCCGGGGCCTGACCCGGGCCGGCCGCTACCGGAAACTGGTCTTCAACTGTTACGAGATGCTGGAGGACCATGTCCAGCAATATCGGGAAAAGCTGGGGGAACTGGTGGAGGAACGGGAGACCATTAACCAAGAGATCAAGCTCTTTTATCGTAAGAACGACATCAGCGCCATGATGGGATTTTTCCGCACCCTGAACGGATCGACCTCGGCCGGCACCATGGAGGGCGGGCTTGAGACCGGTTTCACCGACTCCATGGAAAAAAAGATGCGGTTGGCCCCGGTGCCGCCCATTGAACAGCTCCTGCCCATTATCCCGCCCCTGATGCCGTTGGCCGCGGTCCGCAACAAACTGAGCAAACTCATCGAGCGTGGCTATAAGCTCCAGTCCGCCCCCTGACCATGAACCCGGCTGCTGCCAACGTTCCTGTTCTGCTCGCCCTCCTGGCCCTGGCCGGCGGCCTGGTGATGCTGGTCGGCGGCGGCGAACTCCTGGTCGGCGGAGCAGTCCGGCTTGCCAGGCGTCTGGGTCTCAGCACCCTGGCCATCGGCCTGACCGTGGTCGCCTTCGGCACCTCGACCCCGGAGCTGTTTGTCAGCCTGTCATCGTTATTCGCCAACCATCCGGACATCATGCTCGGCAATGTGGTGGGCAGCAATATCGCCAATATCGGCCTGATCCTCGGGATTGCCGCGCTGATGGCCCCGCTGGAGGCCATGGCCGCCGGCCGCGTCAAGGTCGAACTGTTTCTGCTCCTGAGTTCCAGCCTGCTGCTGGTCCTGACCGCCTGGCTGGGCATTTTTCCCCGGGGCCTGGGGCTGGGGTTCATCGCCGCCCTGGTGCTCTACACCCGCTATTCCTACCGCAAGGCCGCGGCCAGCCGCAACAACAACGGAGATATCCCGGCGGACTGCGGCTCCCTGACCGCCAACAGCCTCAAGATAATCGCCGGCCTCCTCTTTCTCGCCCTGGGCTCCCACCTCTTCATCAAGGGCGCCGTGGATATTGCCCACTATTTCAGGGTCAGTGAACTGGTGATCGGCCTGACCCTGGCCGCGGTGGGGACCTCCCTGCCGGAACTGGCCTCGACCATTGCCGCGATCCGCCACCGCCAGAGCCGGCTTTTAATCGGCAACATCATCGGCAGCAACATGTTCAACCTGCTGATGGTCCTGGGCACCGCCGCCGCACTCCGCCCCTTTTCCCCGGGGCCGGAGCTGCTCCGCCGCGACCTGCCGGTGATGATCCTGTTCACCGTGGCGCTCCTGCCCATGCTATCCGGCCGCCACGCCATCGGCCGCGGCATCGGCCTGCTGCTCCTGACCGCTTACGGATCCTACATAATGCTGCTCGGCTGGTAGCCGGAAGGCTTGCCTTGAGGCGCTCTAATCCGCTATTGTAACAACCATCACCTGCCGCGGATCAGATCCCAAATATAAGGAGGCGTGCATGGAAACCAAGAAGGCCTTTGTAAGGCCGGACAACACCGTGACCATCACCTGCCCCCAGTGCCAGGCCACCAGGACCGTGTCCCTGGACAGGCTCCCGCCGGGCAAGCACCTGGTCAAGATCAAGTGCGCCTGCGCCACGATCTTCCCGGTCCGGCTGGAGTTCCGCAAAAACTTTCGCAAACAGACCAGCCTGCCGGGCCGCTACCAGCTTCTGACCCCGGCCACCAAAGACCAGCCCCGCCCCGAGACGACCAGGGGCAAGACCCGTTACAGCGCGGAACAGGAAGCGCACAGCAACGGTTGCACGGTCAAGAACCTGTCCATGACCGGGGTCGGCCTGCTGATCCCGGGCAACCACGGTCTCAAGGTCGGCGATATCCTCGGGCTGGAATTCGCCCTGGACGACCGGCGCGGTTCGGAGTTCAACAAAAAGGTGGTGGTTCGGCTGGTCACCGACTCTTTTGTCGGCTGCCAGTTCATCGACACCCGGGAATATGACAAGGCCCTTGGTTTTTATCTGCGCTAGGACTTTGAACCGCAGAATATCGAACAAGGAATGACGAATTTCGAAGTGAAACCCTCGTCATTCTGCGGTTCCTTGTTCGATATTCTCTTTTCTGAAAATCAACGTCTTTACTCCTGGCCTTTCTTCTTCAGTTCAAGAAACAACTGATAGGCCTCGGCCGGGGCCATCTCTTCATGGACCACCTTTTTCACCGCCTGGATCATGGCCACCGGGTCCTCGGACTGGAAGATGTTCCGGCCCATGTCCACCCCGGCCGCGCCCTCCTGCACCGCATTATAGGCCATGGTCAGGGCGTCGGACTCCGGAATCTTCTTGCCGCCGGCCATGACGATGGGCACCGGGCAACTGGCGGCCACGGTGTCAAAACCGTCCGGGATATAGTAGGTCTTGACGTAATGGGCGCCCAGTTCGGCGCAGATCCGGCAGGCCAGCCGGAAGTAGCGGGCATCCCGGGCCATGTCCCGGCCCACCGCGGTCACCGCCAGGATCGGAATCCCGTAGCGGGAACCCATATCCACCAGCCTGGTCATGTTATGCACCGTCTGGGTCTCATACTCGCCGCCGATAAAGACCTGGACCGCCAGGGCGGCCACGTTGAGCCGGATCGCATCCTCAATGGCCACGGCAATCTGCTCGTTGGACAACTCCTTTAAAACGCTGGGTCCGCCGCTGGCCCTGAGGACGATGGGCCGGGGATAGGAGGGCGGAACAATGGAACGGAGGATCCCCCGGGTGAGCATCAGGGTATCGGCATGGGGGGCAATGGGCATGATCTTGAGATCAATGCGCTCCAGTCCGGTGGTGGGCCCCTGGAAATAACCATGGTCAATGGCCAGCATCACCGTCCGGCCGCTCTCGGGGTTGAAAATCCGGGCCAGCCGGTTCTTCATCCCCCAGTCCAGGGAATTGGAGCCCTTGAGAAAAAATCCCTCACAGGAGGCGGGCACCTCCTGGCAATAATCCTTTCCTTGCTTATCCACTCCAGGCATTGTCTTCCTCCTTGTAAGCGGTCACAGGCACCACATTTTCGCATGATCGCGCCTGCACGAACCCGCGGCATCTGTGACCGCTTACAGGTTTGGGGGTAATGATAGCGCGGAGTTACACACCCCGTAACCAGTTACTCCACTTTGATATTTTTTGTGCGGCCATGATAAAAAAATCACTCCTGGGGACGGATGATAACCTTGATCGACTCCCGGGCCTCGGCGGTCAACCGAAACCCGGTGGCCGCATCGGCCAGTCCGAGCCGGTGGCTGATCAGCCCGGCGACCCGCACCCGGCCCCGGCGGATCAGCTCCAGGGCGGCAACGCAGTCTTTCGGGCCGCCGGCATAGCTGGTGGTGATGGTCACGTCCCGGCGCCAGAACAGGTTGTTCACCGATACCGGGATGGTCACCCCGGCCATGGTCGGGGCAAAGAACAGGATGGTGCCGCCCCGGCCCACCGCCTCCATGGCCTGGGTAAAAACCGACTCCGTTGTGGCGCAGACAATGACCAGGTCAACGCCGCGATTATCGTTCAGTTCCCGGATGCGGCCGGCCACCTCCTCGCCGGCCGCCAGGGCGACATCGGCGCCAAGGCGACGGGCCGCCTCCAGCCGGTATGGACTGAGATCAGTGGCTGCCACCAGCCCGGCCCCGGTGGCCGCGGCCAGCTGGACATGCAGCAGCCCGGCCAGGCCGCTGCCCAGCACCAGCACGCTCATCCCGGGCCGGACTCCGGCCCGCCGCTGGCCGCGCAGTACACAGGCCAGCGGTTCCATAAAGGTGGCCTCGTCATAGCCCACCTCGTCCGGCAGCTTCCAGGTGCCGCGCTCCACATTTACGGCCAACAGCCGCACATATTCGCAAAACCCGCCCGGATCGAAACCAGTGGAGTGCAACAGCGTCTCGCACACGGTCTCATGACCGCCCAAACAATAATGGCACGTCTGGCACGGCACATGGTGGGTGGCTGTCACCCGGTCGCCCACGGCAAAGCCGGTCACCCCGGCGCCGGTCTCCACCACCTGGCCGGCGATTTCATGGCCAAGGACCAGGGGCGCCTTGTGCAGCCGGTACCATTCCATGACATCGCTGCCGCAGATACCGCTGGCCATGATCCTGACCAGAAGTTCGCCCGGCCCGGGCTCGGGCCGGGCCATCTCTTCCAGCCGGATGTCATGATTATTGTGGTATACCGCCGCCCGCATTGAAAAACCTCCATGGCCCAGCCGAGCCCTTGATATCACAAGAGAAATAGCTGTTTACCCCTTAATAATTTGATGAACTGGTAACAACCCGAAAGGCTTCAAATGCCACCCAATAAAATCAACAAGTTACAAGATGAATCACGTCCGTCGAGCGGGTTGTTGCGAGACCGACAATAATTTGAAAAAACAGTATATCCCAAGGAGACCGGCGAGACAATCGCCTTTTCCGCAACCGGCCGGCCCCTGCCTTCCTGACAAAAAATCCGGGTCGAAAAAGGGAGTGGCCGGGCCGCCGCAGTGTCGATATTTTCTTAAGATAAGGATTGTTTTTGGGCAACGTCTCTGGTATATGGTGATGTTTAAAACTTGACACAGGTTAAGGGGCGGAACCAACCGTATCCTTTATTCACTTAATCAACCAAACAACCAAACCAAAGGGCAAAAACAAAGATGACTGAAAAATCCTTAAACAACTCAGCCGAAGAAGCCGGCGCATCCACAGAGAACGACATGGAAATGGGCTTCGCAGACCTCTTTGAAATGGAGGAAAACAGCGCGGTCAGCAAGGTCGGCGACGTGCTGATGGGCACGGTGGTCGGCGTGGTCGATGAACATGTGCTGATCGATATCGGCGACAAGGCTGAAAGCTACGTCCCCATCTCCGAGTTCAAAAGCGAAGGCGGCGAACCTGAAATTCAGGTCGGCGACACCTTTGAAGTATTTGTTGAGAAGAGAAAAGAAGAGGGCGGCCTGCTGCTCTCCCGGGAAAAGGCCATCGGCATCAAGGTCTGGGAGGCCATTGCCAAGATCCAGGCCGCGGACGGCACCATTGAGGGCCGGATCGAAAGCCGGGTCAAGGGC contains the following coding sequences:
- the dnaG gene encoding DNA primase; protein product: MRSSPAQQDAVRQVKEAAQIVDIIGEVVELKRAGANLKGLCPFHAEKTPSFMVSPARQSFHCFGCNEGGDVFSFLMQYHRMTFPEALKTLAERYQITLPEREYSPADQARARKREILYQANERAASIYQEFLRSDPAAEPARAYLEKRGIPGEIIDSFRLGYAPPGWDFLSKKIVSSGFAPELAEEAGLIVRKPQGGAYDRFRDRVLFPISDLTGRVVGFGGRILGPGNPKYLNSPETLIYDKGRTLFGLFQHKEQIRRTRRCLIVEGNFDLLALAAHGVEYVVAPLGTALTRAQIRILKGFADELILLFDGDSAGVKAALRAAPLFLAEQVTARIAMLPAEHDPDTFVRAHGREYLENFLNQAQGLLEFVFGRLVEKHGQDLEGKFRVLAELRPLLEATADNPLQRSVLVSHFSDKLKLDPEQVERGFRAAARAETRGPARPPAEKGAEGPMTLSRVQRQMLEFLVLYPCFLPRFLEQGLEEILAEPGARTLLAALQELVAAAPDPNPEQLLDVLPAGPERAFVTSLFTSGRVYSDPEEDDDGKAMAEDHLRWLRRIGLEREIRSLSEATEEARKAGDQELILQLSARKVELNQALEKNVVSD
- a CDS encoding calcium/sodium antiporter, which translates into the protein MNPAAANVPVLLALLALAGGLVMLVGGGELLVGGAVRLARRLGLSTLAIGLTVVAFGTSTPELFVSLSSLFANHPDIMLGNVVGSNIANIGLILGIAALMAPLEAMAAGRVKVELFLLLSSSLLLVLTAWLGIFPRGLGLGFIAALVLYTRYSYRKAAASRNNNGDIPADCGSLTANSLKIIAGLLFLALGSHLFIKGAVDIAHYFRVSELVIGLTLAAVGTSLPELASTIAAIRHRQSRLLIGNIIGSNMFNLLMVLGTAAALRPFSPGPELLRRDLPVMILFTVALLPMLSGRHAIGRGIGLLLLTAYGSYIMLLGW
- a CDS encoding PilZ domain-containing protein gives rise to the protein METKKAFVRPDNTVTITCPQCQATRTVSLDRLPPGKHLVKIKCACATIFPVRLEFRKNFRKQTSLPGRYQLLTPATKDQPRPETTRGKTRYSAEQEAHSNGCTVKNLSMTGVGLLIPGNHGLKVGDILGLEFALDDRRGSEFNKKVVVRLVTDSFVGCQFIDTREYDKALGFYLR
- the lsrF gene encoding 3-hydroxy-5-phosphonooxypentane-2,4-dione thiolase — translated: MPGVDKQGKDYCQEVPASCEGFFLKGSNSLDWGMKNRLARIFNPESGRTVMLAIDHGYFQGPTTGLERIDLKIMPIAPHADTLMLTRGILRSIVPPSYPRPIVLRASGGPSVLKELSNEQIAVAIEDAIRLNVAALAVQVFIGGEYETQTVHNMTRLVDMGSRYGIPILAVTAVGRDMARDARYFRLACRICAELGAHYVKTYYIPDGFDTVAASCPVPIVMAGGKKIPESDALTMAYNAVQEGAAGVDMGRNIFQSEDPVAMIQAVKKVVHEEMAPAEAYQLFLELKKKGQE
- a CDS encoding alcohol dehydrogenase catalytic domain-containing protein, whose amino-acid sequence is MRAAVYHNNHDIRLEEMARPEPGPGELLVRIMASGICGSDVMEWYRLHKAPLVLGHEIAGQVVETGAGVTGFAVGDRVTATHHVPCQTCHYCLGGHETVCETLLHSTGFDPGGFCEYVRLLAVNVERGTWKLPDEVGYDEATFMEPLACVLRGQRRAGVRPGMSVLVLGSGLAGLLHVQLAAATGAGLVAATDLSPYRLEAARRLGADVALAAGEEVAGRIRELNDNRGVDLVIVCATTESVFTQAMEAVGRGGTILFFAPTMAGVTIPVSVNNLFWRRDVTITTSYAGGPKDCVAALELIRRGRVRVAGLISHRLGLADAATGFRLTAEARESIKVIIRPQE